The following are from one region of the Bactrocera oleae isolate idBacOlea1 chromosome 6, idBacOlea1, whole genome shotgun sequence genome:
- the Gr64d gene encoding gustatory receptor for sugar taste 64c codes for MIVFSLTDVVLSTKVVMEFGLKLYTVGPFSFSIISAVSVSSFLQLARKWPNLIKHMYRCEFVFLQKSYANRESRNFTNNVRKFGAILLFGAAMEHSVYIGTAVLNNDFQIKKCNLTVDFWKHYYMRERLQIFSIFNYHAYLIPLVQWITISTTFAWNYVDIFLSMIFRCFAIRFRQMHWRIRRHAKKHMPDNFWQEVRNDFMSLVDLLRLFDNGLSTLILVSFCNNLYFICVQIFHSFNNRDNFMKEFYFWFSLLFVLVRILTMMLSAGVVHDEVKQIMSTMYEIPTKFWCLELKRLNEIIVHDLVAFSGKSFFFLTRRLIFAMAGTIVVYELVLIDQVEDKDVVTDFCTSRNV; via the exons ATGATCGTCTTCTCGCTCACCGATGTGGTGCTCTCTACGAAGGTGGTGATGGAGTTCGGCCTGAAGCTGTACACAGTGg GTCCTTTCAGCTTTAGCATCATATCTGCGGTGAGCGTCAGCAGCTTTCTGCAGCTCGCACGAAAATGGCCAAATCTGATAAAACATATGTATCGCTGCGAATTTGTGTTTCTACAGAAATCCTATGCAAATAGAGAATCTCGAAACTTCACTAATAATGTTCGTAAGTTTGGTGCTATTTTACTTTTCGGTGCGGCAA TGGAGCATTCTGTGTACATTGGGACTGCAGTTCTCAATAATGATTTTCAAATTAAGAAGTGCAATTTAACGGTGGATTTTTGGAAACATTATTATATGCGTGAGCGTTTGCAGATATTTTCGATATTCAACTACCACGCTTACTTGATTCCATTGGTGCAG TGGATTACTATATCGACTACTTTTGCTTGGAACTATGtggatatatttttaagtatgaTTTTTCGCTGTTTCGCGATACGTTTTCGACAAATGCATTGGCGAATTAGGCGACATGcaaaaaag CATATGCCTGATAATTTCTGGCAGGAGGTGCGTAACGATTTTATGAGCCTAGTAGATTTGTTGCGCCTTTTCGACAATGGACTGTCAACTTTGATACTTGTGTCGTTTTGCAATAATCTCTACTTTATATGCGTGCAAATATTTCACAGCTTCAA CAATCGAGACAACTTTatgaaagaattttatttttggttctcATTGCTCTTTGTGTTAGTGCGCATCTTAACAATGATGCTGTCAGCGGGTGTGGTGCATGACGAGGTGAAGCAAATAATGTCGACTATGTATGAGATCCCAACGAAGTTTTGGTGCCTCGAA CTCAAACGCTTAAATGAAATCATCGTACACGATTTGGTTGCTTTTAGTGGTAAGAGTTTCTTCTTTCTGACGCGTCGCCTCATATTTGCG ATGGCTGGCACTATTGTTGTGTATGAATTGGTGCTAATCGATCAGGTGGAGGATAAGGATGTGGTTACAGACTTTTGCACATCACGCAATGTTTAA